From the Rhizomicrobium palustre genome, the window GGTGGTGAAGGCCTGCAAGAAGCACATCCATGAAAAGCCGCACACGGTTTCGGCCGATGGCGAGTTTTCCTGGGAAGAGATGGAATGCCTTGGCGCTTGCGTGAATGCGCCGATGATCCTGATTGACAAGGATCCTTATGAGGACCTCACCGGCGAGAAGACCGGCGAAATTCTCGAAGCCATCCGCCGCGGCGAACAGCCGAAGACCGGCCCCCAGAACGGCCGTCATTCCTCCGAGCCGGAAGGCGGGCCTACAACGTTGACGACGCTGGAGGAGAAGGTCTGATGCTCGCCGATAATGACCGCATCTTTACCAACCTCTACGGCTTTCAAAGCGCAGGGCTTGAAGCTGCCAAGCGTCGTGGCAACTGGGATGGCACCAAGGCCATTTTGGAACGCGGCGTCGATGCCATCATCGACACCATGAAGAAGTCGGGCTTGCGCGGCCGTGGCGGCGCGGGCTTCCCGACGGGCCTGAAATGGTCCTTCATGCCGAAGGAAGTGAAGGAGCGTCCGCATTACCTCGTGGTCAATGCCGACGAATCCGAACCCGGCACGTGTAAGGATCGCGATATCCTGCGCCATGATCCGCATACGCTGATCGAAGGCTGCTTGATCGCGAGCTTCGCGATGCGCGCGCATGTTGCCTACATCTATGTGCGTGGTGAGTTCATCCGCGAGCGCGAAGCGTTGCAGCGCGCGGTGGACGAAGCCTATGCCGCAAAGCTCATCGGCAAGGATAACATCCACGGCTATCCCTTTGATCTTTATGTCCATCACGGCGCGGGCGCATATATCTGCGGTGAAGAAACCGCACTGCTCGAAAGCCTTGAAGGCAAGAAGGGTCAACCGCGCCTGAAGCCGCCATTCCCGGCTAATGTCGGTCTCTATGGCTGCCCGACGACGGTCAACAATGTGGAATCCATTGCGGTGGCGCCGACCATCCTGCGCCGTGGCGCGGAATGGTTTTCCAGCATCGGCCGTCCCAACAACACGGGCACCAAGGTCTTCTGCATCTCCGGCCATGTGAACAAGCCGTGCAATGTCGAAGAGGAGATGGGTATTCCGTTAAAGGAACTCATCGAGAAGCATTGTGGTGGCGTGCGCGGCGGCTGGGATAATCTCCTCGCGGTTATTCCGGGCGGCGCCTCAGTGCCGGTGATCCCGAAATCGGTCTGCGACACGGTGCTGATGGATTTCGACAGCCTGAAGGCGGCGCAAACCGGTCTTGGCACCGCTGCGGTGATCGTGATGGACAAGTCTACCGACATCGTGAAGGCGATCCAGCGTCTTTCCTATTTCTATAAGCATGAGAGCTGCGGTCAGTGCACGCCTTGCCGCGAAGGCACCGGCTGGATGTGGCGCGTGATGACTCGCATGGTGAAGGGCAATGCCTCGGTCGAAGAGATCGATCTGCTTTATGAAGTGACCAAGCAGGTGGAAGGCCACACGATCTGCGCCCTCGGCGATGCCGCGGCGTGGCCGATCCAGGGCCTGATCCGTCATTTCCGTCCGGAGATGGAGCGGCGCATCCTCGAATACCGCGCGGCGGCAAAGGCGGCGGAATAACATGATGCTGCGGGGCTGGATCAAGGCGACGGTGCGGGCAGGGGTTTTTGCTCCCGCTTTCGCATGCCTTGCGCTTGCCCAGATAACACCGGACGCGTCTTCCAGCCTCCGTCCCAAGACGGAAAGCGTGGGCGTCACCATGCCCGCGCCGGAGTGGTTCCCCCATAGTTGGGACATCAACACCTACGTCCTGCGCGTCACCCAGTTCGGTATCATGCCGCCGCTCGATGGTGGTGTGGCCTTTGTGGGCGACAGCCTGACCGATTGGATGCGCTGGAACGAGCTCTTCCCCGAAGTGCGTAGCCGTAATTTCGGCATCGCGGGCGACACCACTGTGGGCTTGAAAGCGCGCATCAATCAGGTGATCGCGGCCAAGCCCGCCACGGTGCTCTTGCAGATTGGCACCAACGACGTCGAATTCGGCAAGCTTACGCCGGAAGGCATTGCCGCCAATGTCGGTGATTGCCTCGATGCGTTGAAGATCGGCCTGCCGGGCACCACCGTCTATGTCGAAAGCCTTCTGCCGCGCCAGCCGCAATACGACGACAAGGTGCGTGCCGTGAACGCCGCGATCAAAGCGGTGGCGGAGGGGCGCGGCCTGATTTTTATCGATCTCTATCCCCATTTCGTGGCCGGCGGACGGCTCGATCCCAAACTCACGCCCGATGATCTGCATTTGTCGGGTGAGGGTTACCTCCGCTGGCGCGATATTATCCGCCCCTATATCGGGAATAAGTGACCCATGGCCCGTAAACTGATTATCGACGGCAAGGAAATCGAGGCGGAGGACAACCTCACGCTGTTGCAGGCTTGCGAGCAGGCCGGCGCCGAGATTCCGCGCTTCTGCTATCACGAGCGGCTGTCCGTCGCCGGCAATTGCCGCATGTGCATGGTGGAGTGGGTCGGTGCGCCCAAGCCGCAAGTGTCGTGCTCTTTGCAGGTGAAGGATATCTTCCCGAACAAGGATGGCACGCCCGCCAAGATCAACACCACTTCGCCGGTGGCCCGCAAGGCGCGCGAAGGGGTGATGGAATTCCTTCTCATCAACCACCCGCTGGATTGCCCGATCTGCGACCAGGGCGGCGAATGCGACCTGCAAGACCAGGCGATGTATTACGGGCGCGATGCCTTCAACCGCTTCCACGAGAACAAGCGCGCGGTCGAAGACAAGTATATGGGCCCGCTGATCAAGACCCAGATGAACCGCTGCATCCAGTGCACCCGCTGCGTGCGCTTTGCGACGGAAGTGGCGGGCGTCCCCGATCTCGGCGCCACGGGCCGCGGCGAAGATATGGAAATCACCACCTATCTCGAAAAGGCGTTCCAGTCCGAAATGTCGGGCAATGTGGTCGATCTCTGCCCGGTCGGCGCTCTGACCTCCAAGCCCTATTCCTACACCTCGCGTCCTTGGGAACTGCGCCACACCGAAAGCATCGACATCATGGATGCCCAGGGCTGCAACACCCGCGTCGATACGCGTGGCCGCGGCGTGCTGCGGATCCTTCCGCGCCTCAATGAAGACATCAACGAAGAGTGGCTGCACGATAAGGGCCGTCACATTTGGGATGGTCTCGGCGCGCAGCGTCTGGACCGGCCTTATGTGCGCAAGAACGGCAAGCTCACGCCCGCCTCCTGGCAGGATGCCTTTGAAGTCATCGCCACCCGCGTGAAAGCTACCAAGCCCGAACGTATGGCGGCCATCGTCGGCGATCTTGCCGCCGCTGAGGAAATCAAGGCGCTGCGCGATCTGATGCGCGGCCTCGGTGTCGCCAACCTCGATTGCCGCCAGGACGGCGCCAAGATCGGCGGCGCGCGCGCGACGTATCTCTTCAACACCTCCATCGCGGGCGTGGAAGCGGCCGATGCCATTCTGTTGATCGGCACCAATCCGCGCTGGGAAGCCCCGGTGCTGAATGCCCGCATCCGCCGC encodes:
- the nuoG gene encoding NADH-quinone oxidoreductase subunit NuoG translates to MARKLIIDGKEIEAEDNLTLLQACEQAGAEIPRFCYHERLSVAGNCRMCMVEWVGAPKPQVSCSLQVKDIFPNKDGTPAKINTTSPVARKAREGVMEFLLINHPLDCPICDQGGECDLQDQAMYYGRDAFNRFHENKRAVEDKYMGPLIKTQMNRCIQCTRCVRFATEVAGVPDLGATGRGEDMEITTYLEKAFQSEMSGNVVDLCPVGALTSKPYSYTSRPWELRHTESIDIMDAQGCNTRVDTRGRGVLRILPRLNEDINEEWLHDKGRHIWDGLGAQRLDRPYVRKNGKLTPASWQDAFEVIATRVKATKPERMAAIVGDLAAAEEIKALRDLMRGLGVANLDCRQDGAKIGGARATYLFNTSIAGVEAADAILLIGTNPRWEAPVLNARIRRVWLNSSLAIANIGPAVDLTYPVEQLGSDVAVLDGLLDGSHVFAEVLKNAKRPMIILGNGALVRKDGAQILSRVAKLARETGVIGPAGTAEEGGWNGFNVLHTAASRVAALDLGFVPAEGGRDVAGIIDGAQKGEIDFIYLLGADELPLESMGRPFVVYQGSHGDAGASYADVILPGAAFTEKDGLYANFEGRVQEAPRATFPPGQAKEDWAILRALSVELSAPLPYDSLDALRRALAAELPQYGALGKLPRHEGADPAIWGSLGAAGPLETEVPLTHAISDYYLTNPIARASKVMAECSRVLLNGGETQMAAE
- the nuoF gene encoding NADH-quinone oxidoreductase subunit NuoF → MLADNDRIFTNLYGFQSAGLEAAKRRGNWDGTKAILERGVDAIIDTMKKSGLRGRGGAGFPTGLKWSFMPKEVKERPHYLVVNADESEPGTCKDRDILRHDPHTLIEGCLIASFAMRAHVAYIYVRGEFIREREALQRAVDEAYAAKLIGKDNIHGYPFDLYVHHGAGAYICGEETALLESLEGKKGQPRLKPPFPANVGLYGCPTTVNNVESIAVAPTILRRGAEWFSSIGRPNNTGTKVFCISGHVNKPCNVEEEMGIPLKELIEKHCGGVRGGWDNLLAVIPGGASVPVIPKSVCDTVLMDFDSLKAAQTGLGTAAVIVMDKSTDIVKAIQRLSYFYKHESCGQCTPCREGTGWMWRVMTRMVKGNASVEEIDLLYEVTKQVEGHTICALGDAAAWPIQGLIRHFRPEMERRILEYRAAAKAAE
- a CDS encoding GDSL-type esterase/lipase family protein, which produces MMLRGWIKATVRAGVFAPAFACLALAQITPDASSSLRPKTESVGVTMPAPEWFPHSWDINTYVLRVTQFGIMPPLDGGVAFVGDSLTDWMRWNELFPEVRSRNFGIAGDTTVGLKARINQVIAAKPATVLLQIGTNDVEFGKLTPEGIAANVGDCLDALKIGLPGTTVYVESLLPRQPQYDDKVRAVNAAIKAVAEGRGLIFIDLYPHFVAGGRLDPKLTPDDLHLSGEGYLRWRDIIRPYIGNK